The genomic stretch TAATCAGAATGGTTGTGAGTGTCCCCATTTATAATTGCTCCAAATTTGATGTTGTATGGCTCCAAGGGATGCACCTTTTCTTCAACAGTTGCATCCTCTCAAGTCGCATTTCCTGGCTCCAATGGGTGCGTCTCTACACCAAGGGTCACACCCCTCCTAATTCACACCTCATAACCCTGCACCCCTTGGGTGGGTCGTGGTTGTTAGGTGGTTTGAACCCCGTGGATGTTATGTGACTTACTGTTGTGGTCCAAGTTTGTTGTTCATCTTGCTCGATGCTTGCAGATGTAAACCATAGTGATAGGTGACTTATGCTTATCAACATGATATAGCTGAGAGCAGACAATAAACAAACCAGGAAATGGACCACAAATACATAACAAACACAATACTTCACATCTTCATTGTTATCCCCAAAAAAGATGCTTTCGTCATTTTCGAACAATTGACAAACTGAGTTGTATTTAATTACTTCAGAAGTAGTGAAAAACACAGAAGAACGAAAATGATGGAAGATTTAACCAGGGAAAAAATTAGTTTTCAAGGATGTTCGTTCAAAAAATTAGGATTCGGGGAAAAAGTAAAATTGAATTTCGAATAAGtctcaatttttttattttttattgaaaCGCATATAAATCAATTTTTAGATATTGAATTTGATACATATTAACTACGACTTTAGTTACGGATTAGTTGTTATTTCTAGGTTCAAGCACAATATTGACCTTAGCCATGTGACATGTCATGTTAATATCTTTGTCACGCTGACATTGTTATGTGTATgttaaatcataaaaaatatttcaTGTGACGTATCACATCATGTTAACGGATATTGATAAAAGATACCAAAAATATGGACGAAAAATATTATGATGATCattgtttgaaaaaaaaattaaaattaaattatatactATTTATATTTATGAGACAAAAATATATTTAACCctattatttattatttttttattattattttttttgttttcaccATCAGTATTCGATCTACTTGACTGATTAATCCAGTTTGAATATCAATTTCAACATCAATAGATTGTAGTCTCTTCCTGATCGCAGATGCGGAGAATTGAACAATGTTCTTTTCTATTAAATTCAGCGTCCGTCAGAATTGATTGAAACAACTAATTACTATTAATTCTTTGTTACTTTTTTTAATTACAATATGTGTCTTTGTCATTGTCATGGCATGTGCATTTTAATGTCCACTATAAATTGGTAGCATTTTAATGTCCACTATAAACTGGTAGCATTTTAATGTACTATCATCATTTGTTGGTTCATTTATATCCAAGTATACACTTGTTTGATGCGACTATTCCACTTCCTTTAAGCTTCACCATTGAAAAAATATCCCCTTTTTGTCTTAACTGAAGAAATATATACTGAGAAATCATATTAGTAAACCTCAAAATTCAACACTCCTTAATAACGTTTAAGTAGTTATTAGCATATTGAAAATTTGATTAATTGATACATCAAAATTGAGTATCTTGTTAATCACATACCTTCATTAATTAACCACAATTTCAAACGCAATTAACCAATACTAAATCATTCATTTAGCTTGATTAAAAGACTATTTGGTTAACAATGTCAATGTACACAATCATGATTAATACCACTAACCAAACTCAATAAAACATCAACCACTATTTTGAACTAGGTGTCACAAATGTTAAAACTTTAAGTGTACAAATATTATCTATGATCTAAATACTGTGTTTTATTCCTTTCCTATCTCACTATCATCAAATTTGTCTTTGATAGTGACAACATCAAAGATTAGATACATAATGAGTATGTAGTTTGAATATATGGTTGTAGTTGAAACTTTAATCTTCAAAAACCAATCTCTAGTTGTCTATCATTCATCATAGCTTACTATGGAGATGATTAAGTTCATAGTTTTACCAACAGTTTTGGCACTTTTTGTCCTCTTTTTGCATTTCATCATAAGAATTATCAAACTAAGAAAGCTGAATCTTCCTAAGGGAACCTTAGGATTACCTATTATTGGAGAAACTTTAGAGTTTTTCAAAGCAAATCTTGAGGGGAAACAAATAAGGTTCATACAAGAGAGAATGAAGAAATATGACTCAAGGGTTTTCAAGACATCACTGTTTGGAGAGAATATTGCTGTGTTTTGTGGAACAGCTGGGAACAAATTCTTGTTTAGCAATGAAAACAAGAATGTCCAAGTGTGGTGGCCAAGTTCAGTTAAGAAGCTGTTAAGGTTGTCTCTTGTTAATAAAGTTGGTGATGAAGCAAAGATAACTAGAAGATTGCTTATGAGTTTTCTTAATCCAGAAACACTCAGAAATTACCTGCCAAAAATGGATAGGATTGCTCAGCATCATATCAACACACATTGGAAAGGTAAGAAATTTTGTCACCAATATAGGGGAATATGTTCCTTCCATTTGATTATAGTTTGTTAATGATTTAGAAACCCAACTTGTTAACAAGACATAGGACCTGAGAGTGCGTTTCTCTTAAAGTCTTAGGTTCAAATCCTGCTAGATGCTAATAATTTTTGTGTTAAGTCAATCCATACAAAACTTTACTCTGCCTTTAAATGAGATCCGCTAATGAACGGTGGGATTAATCCCTTTGAATTAGTCGGTAAACAAACAAAAATACTGAATTTGTCAGTTTAATCTATTAAATTAAAGACTAGCTAGTTCATCAGTTGATTTGATTCTGATTATACTTTAATCTGATTGAACAGCGGTTGGTTGGTTCTGGTTCTTacattttaaataatttttttagtGATCAAAGTTGAATACTTGTTGGTTTTCACTTTTTGAAGGGAAGGAGCAGGTTGTTGTCTATCCAATAATACAGCTATACACATTTGAATTGGCCTGTTGCTTATTCTTAAGTATGGAAGATCCTATACAATTATCAAACCTTTCATCCTATTTTGAAGAATTTCTCAAAGGGATCATTAGCTTCCCCATCAATTTTCCTGGAACAAGGTTTCATAAGGCAATGAAAGCTGCAGATGCAATAAAGAAAGAAATTAAATTGATTATGAAGAAAAGGAAAGTGGATTTGGAAGAAAAGAAAGCATCACCTACACAAGACCTTTTATCACATTTACTTGTTACATCTGACACAAGTGGAAGGTTTATGAGTGAAGTGGAGATTCTTGATAACATGTTACTACTTCTTTTCGCCGGCCATGACACTTCCAGATCAGTAATATCATTGATCATGAAGTATCTTGGAAATTTGCCTGAAGTTTATGAACAAGTGTTAAAAGGTTATCAATGAAATATTCCAACACTCATTTCATGATGTTCCGACATTTAAGTCTACTACATTGGTCTTTTTGTGCAATGCAGCAGACTTGATGTCGGAACACAAGGGAACTTGGTTTGATTAGGATAATGAAAATTTTACGAAAATTTAGTTAGGATTAATGTTgaaatggttttgtttttcaatGACAGAACAACTTGAAATCAGCCAAGGGAAAGAGGAAGGGGAGTTATTGCAATGGGAGGATGTTCAGAAAATGAAACACTCTTGGAATGTTGCATCTGAAGTTTTGAGGCTCTCACCGCCCGTCGGTGGTGCTTACAGAAATGCTACGAAGGATTTTACCTATGCTGATTATAACATCCCTATTGATTGGAAGGTATGTTATTCATGCATCATTATAACAAGCTGTGTAACACCGACACCTCCGAAAAAAGGTGTCTGTGTTAGTGTCAGTGTCGGACACCGACACGACATCGACACTTGTGATTACATTCAATgtatttgttttttaaaattattaccGGTATGAACGTTTCAGTGTTAGTGTGTCCGATGTCTGTGTTTCATAAAAAACAAGTGCGTTTATGATAAAGATGTGTGTATGGTGTTTTTGACAGTTGCATTGGAACACTCATACAACACACATGGATCCAACACTGTTTACAAATCCTGAAAAATTTGATGCATCAAGATTTGAAGGAGAAGGGCCGATACCTTATTCATATGTTCCATTTGGAGGAGGACCTAGAATGTGTTTGGGACAAGAGTTTGCTCGGCTAGAGATACTCGTGTTTATGCATAATATTGTGAAACGTTTCAAGTGGGATTTAGTTGATCCTGATGAGAACTTCAAGTATGATCCTATGCTAGAACCTGAAAAAGGACTTCCAATTAAACTTCATCCATTCCATTACACATCATAATGTACCGATAAGAAACTTCATTTATGAAGTTTTCATCTTATAGTATTAAACCGTaattatttcatattttttatgTAACATCAAATTCTACAACCATAGATGCCTTCAATTACCTCTTTTGAGCATGAAATGACATCATTGGTCTCAAAGTACAAAAGTCATACATATTCAATGCAGTGATTCATCATCAAAATTTTAATGCAATATCAATATCCATAATCATAAGCTCAACATTGACCAAATAAGAATCTGTTCAAATAAACAACTTAATTAAAAGGTTTATAGTATAAGTGCTTGGGTGTAATGTTGATGTTGCAGGCAATATGTAGAAAGGAGAGTCACTCCAGATTAGTTTTAAAGTCCCACATCTCCAAGATAGCAAAAGAAGCAGAAAAAATGTCAGATATAAAACACACAACTAGCATGCATTTCAATTCATACCCAATGGATCACATgatattaaatttattttatgaGTAGTAGAGATCACTACAATAGCTTGCTATTATTGGGTCCCTCAAGTGTTGTTTTTGCGTTGAGCTGCATAAAGGACCAATTGTCCGTATATGTTAAAGGAGGATGTCAAACTTTAAATATATGTTAAGAAGCAAAAATTATTAAGCATAAACTCAGAATTAGTTCTTATCCAAGCACACATATTAATGATGATATTGCAACTTGTAGAGTTGTATCTGTTTTAAGATATTGCATTATTAATATGTTGATTAGGTAGATACATAGAATGACTGACAGAATCAGAATCCTTTGTGGAAAAGAATAACAGATTGACTTGAAAGTTTATAAATAATTTCAGGTAGCATCACACACTGTACCCTCCAGTCTAAGACTCACAAAACTCGTGCCTTCGCACAAGTCCCGTAGTTCAACTCTCAACTCAGCCAGAGGTGCAGCGGCCTGTCAGGAGTAGGAAGTTTTTGCTGCTCTGTGAAACCAGCCTCAAGCTGTATCCTCTCGTCTAAGACCCACGTCTAAGACCCACAAGACTTATGCCTTCGCACAAATCTCATTGTCCAACTCTCAACTTCGAACGGGAAGACTAGCATGATGCAGCCACCAGTCCAACCTGTTAAGCCATAGCCCTGCTCAATCACTTTTATGCCCACATGGGTCGTACTCAACTCGACAGACTAACTAGAATGTCAGACATTTATAAATATTTGCTTGTGTTATATTCTAGCTAATGTTGGACTTAATGGTTCCAAAATGGTGTAGTGTTAGGTTGGAACATGATTTCTTAAATAGCTTATTTTGTACTCAGCACTCCCCAATTACTTTTGATATGTTATAACACTGTAATCCAAATATGCTGCAGTTGATGTTATAATACATATATAGAGGGATTAAATATATTACATCGGATAAAATCATTGTTAGAATTCATAAATATGTAAACTTTTCTGTGTGTTTGACAATTGTTCTGGTTCTAAACTGATACACTTAAGCTTTTGTAGCTACAGTTGTCCTAGTGACCTCTCATATAGAGATCATGATTATCCAAAAACAACATTAAGAGGATTGTTGATCTATGTGGAAATTTCAGTAAAATGCACATTCGTAGTAATGGTAATCAACATCAAGAGAATCCTAATGTTAATGAACTTAATTAGGTAAGTATTTCATAAACTACAGATGCATTTATTTAAAGGGAAAGAGTTCAACTTTTACTGGGGCTTTTCTGCTTTATATTCAGTCTTGTTCTAACAAACGTTATATTTCAAAATTATTAGTTAACAAAATTGGGCTGTTTTAAACAAAAAGAAGACTACAAGAGTTGTTACTTATTTAATTTTGTTGTTGCATAAAATGAGAGGCACTTCTTTCTATGAACAAAATCACTTTCAGCATAAAATGTATGTCAACCGGACAATCTCGCTCTTGGTTTAATTAATGTTACATAAGAGCAAGTTACACAAGTGTTGAGCTAACACAAACACTAGTAGACTCAAATTATTATATAAAATCCCACATTGTAGAGTCAGAAAAGAAGCATAGCAGATGTCAGATATAAAATAAACAACAAGCATACGTTTAATTTCATACCTTTCTCGGCCTTTTGGCTAAGATCAAGTGTAGTATCTGTTCTTATCAGTTTAATATCTGATATGTGGGCCAATAGTTCACACGATATTAAATTTATTTCTTGAGGGGGAGAGTCCACTTCAATAGCTTGCTATTGGGTCTCTCACGTGTCGCTTTTGCATTGCACTATTGCAATAGCCTGGCACACCCCACCAAACCTAGTGCAAGTTTTGTCCTCTAACTGGGTTTATGCTTTTCTACTTTTCTGATCTTGATTCTACACAAGTGTTAATTATATTTCTGCAGAATGCAAGGGCAAGAAATTAGTATCAGTTAAAGCATCAGTTCTGTAACACTTTCTATAGTATAAGATAAGCTTAAGGGGTACCACTTGAGTGGAGTATTAGTATTCATAGGTCCATAAACTGGACCAATTAAAGTTTCCCATAACCAATCCTTTTGGCACCATCAATCTATCATAATACAAATACATTGAAGACCTACAAAAAGCCAACATGACCAATGATAATCCCATAAATTATCATTCAATCTATACAAAGTTTAATCCTACTTTCTGCATTCCAAGTACTCAGACCTCACCTTAAATTAATCACTTTCTTTGATAAATTTATTAACTAATTTGTTACTGTACTTTCTTTCGTGAAATCATGTGCACCATCTGACTGTATGTTACACTACGAAAAACCAACTTCAGCACAAGTTGGAGTTAATGTCTACATAGTTTTCTGAAGATGCAGTGGTGTCGAATAGGGTAGTTAGTATTCAGGTCTCGGTATTAAACACATCAATAGGGTAATTAAAAGTAATAAGGAAAGAAATATCCAATTCAATAATAAAAGCTAAAGGGAACCTGTCATGCTTGAAGTTGGTCGCTTTCAAGTGAAAAAATAAAAAGTAGAGTAGAAAGGGTGGGAAGTACATTGCATACTAGTAGTTGAGTCCCATATTGAAAGAAGGTGAAAGGTATTGAGATAAGCAAGAGTATAAAAGAATTTGAATACCTTCATTTCAAAATACTTACCTGGATGGGGTCAATGGTTGATCATGAAGGACCATGGCCTAGGAGAGTGACCTCCATTGCACTTAGGAGGGGTGCTATCCTAAGGTCTACCCATGTGGTGGAACCTACATCATAATTTGTTGCAGTGGGGGCC from Lathyrus oleraceus cultivar Zhongwan6 chromosome 7, CAAS_Psat_ZW6_1.0, whole genome shotgun sequence encodes the following:
- the LOC127101810 gene encoding beta-amyrin 28-monooxygenase isoform X1, encoding MEMIKFIVLPTVLALFVLFLHFIIRIIKLRKLNLPKGTLGLPIIGETLEFFKANLEGKQIRFIQERMKKYDSRVFKTSLFGENIAVFCGTAGNKFLFSNENKNVQVWWPSSVKKLLRLSLVNKVGDEAKITRRLLMSFLNPETLRNYLPKMDRIAQHHINTHWKGKEQVVVYPIIQLYTFELACCLFLSMEDPIQLSNLSSYFEEFLKGIISFPINFPGTRFHKAMKAADAIKKEIKLIMKKRKVDLEEKKASPTQDLLSHLLVTSDTSGRFMSEVEILDNMLLLLFAGHDTSRSVISLIMKYLGNLPEVYEQVLKEQLEISQGKEEGELLQWEDVQKMKHSWNVASEVLRLSPPVGGAYRNATKDFTYADYNIPIDWKLHWNTHTTHMDPTLFTNPEKFDASRFEGEGPIPYSYVPFGGGPRMCLGQEFARLEILVFMHNIVKRFKWDLVDPDENFKYDPMLEPEKGLPIKLHPFHYTS
- the LOC127101810 gene encoding beta-amyrin 28-monooxygenase isoform X2, with protein sequence MEMIKFIVLPTVLALFVLFLHFIIRIIKLRKLNLPKGTLGLPIIGETLEFFKANLEGKQIRFIQERMKKYDSRVFKTSLFGENIAVFCGTAGNKFLFSNENKNVQVWWPSSVKKLLRLSLVNKVGDEAKITRRLLMSFLNPETLRNYLPKMDRIAQHHINTHWKGKEQVVVYPIIQLYTFELACCLFLSMEDPIQLSNLSSYFEEFLKGIISFPINFPGTRFHKAMKAADAIKKEIKLIMKKRKVDLEEKKASPTQDLLSHLLVTSDTSGRFMSEVEILDNMLLLLFAGHDTSRSVISLIMKYLGNLPEVYEQVLKEQLEISQGKEEGELLQWEDVQKMKHSWNVASEVLRLSPPVGGAYRNATKDFTYADYNIPIDWKLHWNTRTTHMDPTLFTNPEKFDASRFEGEGPIPYSYVPFGGGPRMCLGQEFARLEILVFMHNIVKRFKWDLVNPDENFKYDPMLEPEKGLPIELHPSHYTS